TGTATCCGCATAGGAGGACGAGCGCGGCCGCGCAGGCCAGAAGACCGAGTCTCCGATTCACGTCCGTTCGCAGAGCTCGACCAGAACCCCGCCCATCGAGCGGGGATGCAGAAACGCGATCTTCATTCCGTGGCTTCCATCGCGGGGAGTGCGATCGATCAGCTCGAGGCCCTGAGCCCCGGCCGCCGACAGCGCTGCCTCGAGATCGGGGACGTGGAATGCGACGTGGTGGATCCCTTCGCCCCGCTTCGCCAGGAATCGCCCGATCGGGGAATCGACCTTGGTCGGCTCGAGCAGCTCGATCGTGGATCCGCCCGATTCCATGAATACGATCTTCACGTGCATCGACTCGAGCATCTCGGTGCCGGTCACCCGGAAGCCCAGCTTCTTCCAACGCGCGGACGCGGCCTCGATAGAGGTCACGGCCAAGCCGATATGCGCGAGACCCAGGATCTCGGAGCCCTCCTTCACGGGCCTGCGGCGCCCGG
The window above is part of the Candidatus Eisenbacteria bacterium genome. Proteins encoded here:
- the mce gene encoding methylmalonyl-CoA epimerase is translated as MLGLAHIGLAVTSIEAASARWKKLGFRVTGTEMLESMHVKIVFMESGGSTIELLEPTKVDSPIGRFLAKRGEGIHHVAFHVPDLEAALSAAGAQGLELIDRTPRDGSHGMKIAFLHPRSMGGVLVELCERT